The sequence GGCCAATACTTCGTCACGCAGATCAGGGGTCGCCATGGGGAAGCCGAGCCTGGCGCGCGCCTGCAGGTAGCTCTGCGCCACCGCACGAGCCAGTGCGCGTACGCGCAGAATGTATTGCTGACGTGCGGTCACCGAGATGGCCCGGCGGGCATCGAGCAAGTTGAAGGTATGCGAGGCCTTCAACACCATTTCGTAGGTGGGCAGCGGCAGTTCCAGCTCGATCAGCCGGTTGGCTTCCGACTCGTAGAAATCGAAGAGTTCGAACAGCTTGTCGACGTTGGCGTGTTCGAAGTTGTAGGTCGATTGCTCGACTTCGTTCTGATGGAAGACATCGCCATAGGTGACGGTGCCGAACGGGCCGTCTGTCCAGATCAGGTCGTAGACCGAGTCGACGCCTTGCAGATACATCGCCAGACGCTCCAGGCCATAGGTGATCTCACCGGTGACCGGGTAGCACTCGATTCCGCCGACCTGCTGGAAGTAGGTGAACTGGGTCACCTCCATGCCGTTCAACCAGACTTCCCAGCCAAGACCCCAGGCACCCAGCGTCGGTGATTCCCAGTTGTCCTCGACGAAACGGACGTCATGGACCGAGGTGTCCACGCCAATACGGCGCAGCGACTCGAGGTAAAGCTCCTGGAAGTTTTCCGGGTTGGGCTTGAGTACCACCTGGAACTGGTAATAGTGCTGCAGGCGGTTGGGGTTCTCGCCATAGCGGCCATCGGTGGGACGGCGCGAAGGCTGCACATAGGCGGCGTTCCAGGTTTCCGGACCGATGGAACGCAAAAACGTGGCGGTGTGGAATGTACCGGCGCCCACTTCCATGTCATAGGGTTGCAGAACGACGCAACCCTGCTCTGCCCAGTAGCTTTGCAGGGCGAGGATCAGGTCTTGGAAGGTGCGCACGGCAGGCGTAGGCTGGGTCAAAATTTCACCTGTGCTGGCTTCGACAGAAAGCCCCGGAGTATACCCGATAACGGCTCCGGCCCGTGGTAGCGCGTGCCTTCCGGCGCGCATCGGTGGCCAGGCCATCTGCTCGTCGCCCTTTTCGAAAGGACAAAGGACATGCCGCGTTGCGCCTGGTGCAGTGACGATCCGCTGTACATCGACTATCACGACAACGAGTGGGGCGTACCAACCCGCGATCCGCAGGTGCTGTTCGAATTCCTCATCCTCGAGGCTTTCCAGGCCGGGCTGTCGTGGATCACCGTGTTGCGCAAGCGCGAGCGTTATCGCCAGGTGCTGTTCGGCTTCGATCCCCAGCGTCTGGCGCAGATGACCGATGCCGAAATCGACGAGCGCATGCTCGACCCGGGCATCATCCGCAACCGACGCAAACTCGAGGCGGCACGGCGCAACGCGCAGCTGTGGCTCGAGCTGGACGATCCGGCCGGCTGGTTGTGGTCATTCGTCGATGGTCAGCCGAAGATCAATCATTTCGAATCGATCAAACAGGTCCCGGCGGTGACCGCCGAAGCCGAGGCGATGAGCCGCGCGTTGAAGAAGGCCGGCTTCAGCTTCGTCGGCCCGACCATCTGCTACGCCTACATGCAGGCCTGCGGCATGGTCATGGACCACACCATCGATTGTGATCGCTATGCGATGCTGGCCGATGCGAGTGCCTAGTGGTCAGGCTGCCGAACGAGTAGCGCAGCGCCCGGAGCAGTTACACTAGCGGCTTTGATTTTCGGGAGAGATCCTTGGACAAGTTCAAAGGTGCGCTGGTGGTCGGCTTCCTGCGCCTGTTCGCCCTCCTGCCCTGGCGCGCGGTACAGGGGCTGGGCAGTGCCATCGGCTGGTTGATGTGGAAGCTGCCCAATCGTTCGCGCGAGGTCGCCCGCATCAATCTGGACAAGTGCTTTCCCGAGCTCGCCAACACCGAGCGGGAACGGCTGTTGCGCAAAAGCCTGCAGCAGATCGGCAAGACCTTCACCGAAAGCGCCTGTGCCTGGATCTGGCCGGCAGACAAGACCCTGCGTCTGGTCAAGCAGGTCGAGGGCCTGGAAGTGCTCGAACAGGCATTGGCGTCCGGTAAGGGCGTGGTCGGTATCACCAGTCACCTGGGCAATTGGGAAGTGCTCAATCACTTCTATTGCGCGCAGTGCAAACCGATCATTTTCTATCGCCCGCCCAAGCTCAAGGCCGTGGACGATCTGCTTCAGCGGCAGCGGGTCCAGCTGGGCAACAAGGTGGCGCCTTCGACGCGTGAAGGCATCATCAGTGTCATCAAGGAAGTGCGCAAAGGTGGCGCCGTGGGTATTCCCGCCGACCCGGAGCCCAGCGAGGGCGCCGGTGTCTTCGTGCCCTTTCTCGGAACCCAGGCGCTGACCAGCAAGTTCGTGCCCGGCATGCTCACCGGCGGCAAGGCGGTGGGGGTATTCCTCCATGCGTTGCGCCTGGACGATGGTTCAGGCTACAAGGTGATCCTCGAAGCGGCGCCGCCGGCCATGTACGACGAGGACGTAGAGGTCGCGGTCGCCGCCATGAGCGGCGTCATCGAGCGCTACGTGCGCACTTGGCCGAGCCAGTACATGTGGACCATGAAACGCTTCAAGAAACGCCCGGCAGGCGAACGCCGCTGGTACTGATAAACGACAAGCAGGACGTCAAATGGCCAACCAGCGACAGCATCCACGTGCCCCCATGAAGTGCCGCATCCGCATCAGTCACGAATCCTTCGGCGAAATCTTCGCCCATACCCGTGATCTGTCCGATGGCGGCGTCTACGTCAAACATCCCCAGCTGACCGAGCTGCGCACCGGGATGATCGTCAGTGGCCAGGTGCAGGACCTGCCGATTCCGGCGCCGGAGCTGGAAATGGAAGTCATGCGGGTCGACGCGGAGGGTGTCGGGCTGCGCTTCGTCGGACGCGACTGAGCGCTTGCAACGGCCTGGTCCAGGCCGGGCGACATGGCCGCATAGAGCGCCGAATACCGCGTGGCAGACGGATGCGGGAAAGCCCTTGTCCTTCGAAAACATCCTGATACATTTAGCCTCCCGGATCCGCCCCTACCCGTGGCCAGGTCCTTGCGAGGCGCTTTTCCATGAGTCGCGCGGTTGTTGAAGTCGGCTCCACCCCTGCCGAAGATCCTGTAGTTCCCTCCTTTTTATTTCTCGAACGGCTGCGGCCCTACCGGCACGCCATCGGCCTGTGCGTGTCGCTAGTGCTCTTCGCCCTGGCACTGCTCGCCTGCTGGCATCTGCTTGGCTCGATCGATAAGGGGCAGGTGCGCGACGCATTGGCCGCGGTGCCTCCACGCTCGCTGTTGCTGTCGGCATTGGCGAGCCTGGCCGGAGTGGTTGTGATGATGGCCTACGAGGCGTCCGCAGCCCGTTACGCGCAGGTGCGTCTGCCATGGCGTACCCTGGCGCTGGGCGGCTTCTGCGCGTTCTCGATTGGCAACGCGGTCGGCTTCTCCGTGCTCTCCGGCGGCTCTGTGCGCTATCGCCTGTATGGCCGGTTGGGGCTGGGTGCGGCCGACGTCGCGAGGATGACCTTGTTCGCCAGCCTTTCGCTGGGCCTGTGTCTTCCAGTAATGGTCGCCTTCGCTGCGCTGTATCAGCCGGCCGATGCGGCGCGGGCGCTACATATATCGGAGCCTGTCCTGCGCATCGTTGCCATTGGAATTCTCCTGTTGGCCGGTGCGGCAATTGGCGTGGCCGTTCGCTTCCGCTCCGAGGCGCGCCCGGCACCGGGCTGCTGGCGCGTCGAACTGGGGCGGCTCAGCGTGCGCGTGCCTGGCGGCCGCCTCACATTCACGCAACTGGTCATTAGCGTGCTGGACGTCGGTGTGGCTGCCTCCGTGCTCTACCTACTGTTGCCGGATGCGCCGCCCTTCGTCAGCTTCGCGCTGATCTACATGCTGGCGCTGGCTGCCGGCGTGCTCAGTCATGTGCCGGGTGGCGTTGGTGTGTTCGAGGCGGTGCTGCTGGCAGCGTTCGCGGGGCGCCTCGATCCGGCCGCGCTGATCGCCGCCATGCTGCTTTACCGTTTGCTCTACGTGCTCCTGCCGCTGTGCGTCGCCGGTGTGCTGTTGCTGATCGCCGAAGCACGCCGCCTCTGGCTGGCGCGTCAGGTGGCACGGGTCGCCGGCGGTCTGGCCGTTCCGCTGCTGGCGCTGCTGGTGTTCGTGGCCGGCAGTCTGCTGCTGTTTTCCGGCGCGACCCCAGCGGTCGATGAGCGCCTGGCAACCTTGGGCTTCCTACCGCTGGCGGTGATCACCGCATCGCATCTGAGCGCCAGCCTGATCGGCACGCTCTGCCTGCTATTGGCCCAGGGGCTCTATCGGCGCCTGTCCGCGGCCTGGGCGCTGACGCTGGCGCTGCTCTGCCTCGGCGCGCTGGCCTCGCTGCTCAAGGGCATCGATTGGCCGGAAGCGCTCGTCCTGCTGGCGATTGCGGCATTGCTGGCGACCTTCCGCCGCGAGTTCTATCGCCACAGTCGGCTCATGGAAGCGCCGGTTTCGGGCGCGGCGCTGGCCGGAACCCTCGGCATCCTGGCTGCGTCGGTCTGGCTGCTGCTGTTCGCCTATCAGGACGTACCCTACAGCCATGAACTCTGGTGGCAATTCGAGCTGGACGCCAATGCACCGCGCAGCTTGCGCGCCGTGCTCGGCAGCGTGCTGGTGCTGGTCGTGGTCGGTGTCACCTGGCTGTTGCGTCCGCCACCGCCGGCCATCCGCCTGCCTGACGGCGAGGCGCTGGCACGGGCGGCACGGATCGTCGGCAACGGCGAGCAGCCCGAAGGCGGACTTGCGCTCAGTGGCGACAAGGCCCTGCTATTCCACCCCAACGGTGACGCCTTCGTCATGTATGCCCGGCGCGGGCGCAGCCTGGTCGCGCTGCATGATCCGATTGGCCAGCCCCACGAGCGTGCCGAGCTGATCTGGCAGTTTCGCGACCTATGCGACCGCCATCACGCTCGCCCAGTGTTCTATCAGGTGCGCGCGCAGAATCTGTCGAACTACCTGGACATCGGGCTGACGGCGCTCAAGCTGGGCGAGGAAGCGTTGGTCGACCTGGCCGGCTTCGACCTAGCCAGCAACGGCAAGGAGATGACGGCCCTGCGCTACACCTGGAATCGCGGCCAGCGTGACGGCTTGACGGTCCAGTTCTACGCCCCCGGTGAGGCGCCGATCGACGAACTGCGCGGCATCTCCGATGCCTGGCTGCAGGGCAAGAAGGTGCGGGAGAAAGGCTTTTCCCTGGGCCGTTTCAGCGCCGACTATCTCGCCCATTTCCGCATCGTGGTGGTGCGCGTCGACGGGCGCGCGGTGGCCTTCGCCAATTTGCTCGAATGCGGCAGCCGCGCCGTGGCCAGCCTGGACCTGATGCGCGTGCTGGCCGACGCGCCCAAATCCACCATGGAGTTCCTCATGCTCGGGCTGATCCTGCATTTCAAGGAGGCCGGCTACGCCCGCTTCAGCCTGGGTATGGTACCCCTGGCCGGCCTGCAGCCGCGTCGCGGCACGCCGCTGCCGTTGCGCCTGGGTGCCTGGGTGTTCACCCGTGGCGAGAGTTTCTACAACTTCCAGGGACTGCGCCGGTTCAAGGACAAGTTCCAGCCGCAGTGGGAGCCCCGCTACCTGGCGGTGCCCGCCGGTCTCGATCCCTGGGTGGCGCTGGCCGACACGGCGACGCTGATCGCCGGCGGCATGGGCGGATTGGTGAGACGCTGAAATGAAACGAGACAGCTGGTTCAAAGGCGGACTGTTGGCCGCCGCCTTGGTGGTCGGTATCGCCGTCGTCTGGCACGAACGTGACGACTCGGGGCTGCAGCATTTGGTACTGAATGACGGTACCCCAGCACTCCGGATCGGCGCGCATGCCGCCCCGCAGCACGTGCTGATACTGGTCACCGAACAGCAGCGGCTCGACCCGGCCACGCTCGAGCGCCTGGCCGCTTCAGGCTCGGTCGAGCTGGTGCAGGTGCCGCTGTCCGGCAGTTGCGTGGCGCAGCAACGTCAGCGCACGGAAGCCGAAGGATTGCTGGGCGGCGCTCCAACGCTGGTGGCCGGGCTCGGCCCCGCCTCCGTCTCGGCCTGGCGCTGGCTGGCTGAACAGAAAGACGACTCGGCCCAGGCGCTGTCGGTGGGCTTCGATCTGGAGCATCCCGATTGTGCCGAGCCGCTGCCGCAGACGGCGCCACACGGCCGCTGGATCGGCGCCTGGAATGACAACCCGGGCGATGCCAACGCGCTGTTCCTGCGTGGCCAGTCCAATGCCGAACCGCGCATCAGCGCCTACGGCACGGCATTGACGACGGTGCTCGAGTCCGAGCTGGCCCGCCTGCTCAGCGGCCAGGCCAACCCGATGCCGGTGATCGAACACCCGGCGGCAACGCCGTCGGACACCCTGACGCTGTTCTATTCCGGTGACGGCGGTTGGCGGGACCTGGACCGCGCCTCGGCCGAGCACATGGCCAAAGTCGGCTACCCGGTGGTCGGCATCGACACCCTGCGCTACTACTGGCAGCACAAGAGCGCCCAGCAGAGCGCCGACGACCTGTCGCGGCTGATGCAGCACTACCGCGAGGCCTGGCACATCAAGCGTTTCGTGCTCGCCGGCTACTCGTTCGGGGCCGACGTGTTGCCGGCGATCTACAACCGCCTGCCCGGCAGCGATCGCGAGCAAGTCGATGCGTTGCTGCTGCTCGCCTTCGCCCGCAGCGGCAGTTTCGAGATCGAGGTGAGCGGTTGGCTCGGCAAGCAAGGCGAAGAAGCGGCGACGGGTCCGGAGATGCGTCAGCTGCCGGCCGCCAAGGTGTTTTGCGTATATGGCAGCGAGGAGGCGGCCGACAGCGGTTGCACTCAACCCGGCGCCGTCGGTGAGCGGCTGCAACTGTCTGGCGGTCATCATTTCGATGGTGACTACGATGCCCTGGCGGAAAAGCTGCTCGCCGCGATTCGGGCACGCCAACCCGGTTCCTGAGCGGCGTCTCCCGCAGACGGCTGTAGCGGGGGGCAGGCCGTTGTGGTCATCCCGTCACGCCGGGAGGGAGCCCCTGCGACGCCATTGCCTTGGTCTGGCAATGGCCGAGGCCTGTACCGGCTAGCCCGGTTGGGCTTCAGGACTTAACCGGCTTGTCGAGCTTGCGCAGGAATACGCCCATTTCCTTTTCGGCCTGCTTGTCGCCGTGCGCCTGCGCGGCGATCAGGCCTTGCTCCCAGGCGCGTCGCGCGCCTTCGAGGTCGCCGCTAGCCTGCAGTGCCTTGCCGAGCAGCTTCCAGGCCGCCGAATAATTTGGATCCTGTTCGACGCAGCGCTGCAGATGCGTCGCGGCCTGCGCTGCGTCGCCCGCATCCAGATAGCCCTTGCCCAGGCCAAAGCGCAGCATGGGATTGTCCATGCCTTTGGCGAGCATCTTTTCCAATGATTCGAGCATGGCTTCCTCTTGATCGCGCCAATGGGTCGGTACGGTGAGCAGGTCGACCCATTCCGCCAATCGCTAGCTAGCCTGGGTGACCGCGCTGAGAAACTCTTGAGTACGGGTTTCCTGCGGGTTGCCGAACAGCTCGTCCGGGGTCCCCTGCTCATGGATGCGGCCTTCGTTGAAGAAGCATACCCGGTCGGCGAACTCGCGGGCGAAGCCCATCTGATGGGTGACCATCAACATGGTCAGGTTGTGTTCGTCGCCGAGGCGGCGGATCACGTTGAGCACTTCGCCACAGAGCTCCGGATCCAGTGCCGAGGTCACCTCGTCGAACAGCATCACCCGTGGCCGCATGGCCATGGCACGGGCGATGGCCACACGCTGTTGCTGACCACCGGAGAGTTGCGCCGGGTAATGCTCGAGTTTGTCCTCCAGCCCGACCATGGCCAACAGCTCGTCCGCGCGTTCGCGGGCTTCGGTTTTCGACAGCCCCAGCACCTGCACCGGCGCCTCCATCACGTTCTGTCGAGCGTTCATGTGCGGGAACAGGTTGAAGCTCTGGAAGACCATGCCGACCTTGCCGCGCACGTGGCGCTGGTAACGACCGCTGGCCGGAATCAGATGGCCGTCGGACGCGGGCATGTGGGTCAGCGGCTCGCCGTCGACTTCGATGACGCCATCGTCGATGGTTTCCAGGGTCATCAAGGCGCGCAGCAGGGTCGACTTGCCTGAGCCGCTGGGGCCAATGATCG comes from Stutzerimonas stutzeri and encodes:
- the glyQ gene encoding glycine--tRNA ligase subunit alpha; translated protein: MTQPTPAVRTFQDLILALQSYWAEQGCVVLQPYDMEVGAGTFHTATFLRSIGPETWNAAYVQPSRRPTDGRYGENPNRLQHYYQFQVVLKPNPENFQELYLESLRRIGVDTSVHDVRFVEDNWESPTLGAWGLGWEVWLNGMEVTQFTYFQQVGGIECYPVTGEITYGLERLAMYLQGVDSVYDLIWTDGPFGTVTYGDVFHQNEVEQSTYNFEHANVDKLFELFDFYESEANRLIELELPLPTYEMVLKASHTFNLLDARRAISVTARQQYILRVRALARAVAQSYLQARARLGFPMATPDLRDEVLAKLEAAE
- a CDS encoding DNA-3-methyladenine glycosylase I — encoded protein: MPRCAWCSDDPLYIDYHDNEWGVPTRDPQVLFEFLILEAFQAGLSWITVLRKRERYRQVLFGFDPQRLAQMTDAEIDERMLDPGIIRNRRKLEAARRNAQLWLELDDPAGWLWSFVDGQPKINHFESIKQVPAVTAEAEAMSRALKKAGFSFVGPTICYAYMQACGMVMDHTIDCDRYAMLADASA
- a CDS encoding lysophospholipid acyltransferase, which codes for MDKFKGALVVGFLRLFALLPWRAVQGLGSAIGWLMWKLPNRSREVARINLDKCFPELANTERERLLRKSLQQIGKTFTESACAWIWPADKTLRLVKQVEGLEVLEQALASGKGVVGITSHLGNWEVLNHFYCAQCKPIIFYRPPKLKAVDDLLQRQRVQLGNKVAPSTREGIISVIKEVRKGGAVGIPADPEPSEGAGVFVPFLGTQALTSKFVPGMLTGGKAVGVFLHALRLDDGSGYKVILEAAPPAMYDEDVEVAVAAMSGVIERYVRTWPSQYMWTMKRFKKRPAGERRWY
- a CDS encoding PilZ domain-containing protein; protein product: MANQRQHPRAPMKCRIRISHESFGEIFAHTRDLSDGGVYVKHPQLTELRTGMIVSGQVQDLPIPAPELEMEVMRVDAEGVGLRFVGRD
- the mprF gene encoding bifunctional lysylphosphatidylglycerol flippase/synthetase MprF is translated as MSRAVVEVGSTPAEDPVVPSFLFLERLRPYRHAIGLCVSLVLFALALLACWHLLGSIDKGQVRDALAAVPPRSLLLSALASLAGVVVMMAYEASAARYAQVRLPWRTLALGGFCAFSIGNAVGFSVLSGGSVRYRLYGRLGLGAADVARMTLFASLSLGLCLPVMVAFAALYQPADAARALHISEPVLRIVAIGILLLAGAAIGVAVRFRSEARPAPGCWRVELGRLSVRVPGGRLTFTQLVISVLDVGVAASVLYLLLPDAPPFVSFALIYMLALAAGVLSHVPGGVGVFEAVLLAAFAGRLDPAALIAAMLLYRLLYVLLPLCVAGVLLLIAEARRLWLARQVARVAGGLAVPLLALLVFVAGSLLLFSGATPAVDERLATLGFLPLAVITASHLSASLIGTLCLLLAQGLYRRLSAAWALTLALLCLGALASLLKGIDWPEALVLLAIAALLATFRREFYRHSRLMEAPVSGAALAGTLGILAASVWLLLFAYQDVPYSHELWWQFELDANAPRSLRAVLGSVLVLVVVGVTWLLRPPPPAIRLPDGEALARAARIVGNGEQPEGGLALSGDKALLFHPNGDAFVMYARRGRSLVALHDPIGQPHERAELIWQFRDLCDRHHARPVFYQVRAQNLSNYLDIGLTALKLGEEALVDLAGFDLASNGKEMTALRYTWNRGQRDGLTVQFYAPGEAPIDELRGISDAWLQGKKVREKGFSLGRFSADYLAHFRIVVVRVDGRAVAFANLLECGSRAVASLDLMRVLADAPKSTMEFLMLGLILHFKEAGYARFSLGMVPLAGLQPRRGTPLPLRLGAWVFTRGESFYNFQGLRRFKDKFQPQWEPRYLAVPAGLDPWVALADTATLIAGGMGGLVRR
- a CDS encoding virulence factor family protein — protein: MKRDSWFKGGLLAAALVVGIAVVWHERDDSGLQHLVLNDGTPALRIGAHAAPQHVLILVTEQQRLDPATLERLAASGSVELVQVPLSGSCVAQQRQRTEAEGLLGGAPTLVAGLGPASVSAWRWLAEQKDDSAQALSVGFDLEHPDCAEPLPQTAPHGRWIGAWNDNPGDANALFLRGQSNAEPRISAYGTALTTVLESELARLLSGQANPMPVIEHPAATPSDTLTLFYSGDGGWRDLDRASAEHMAKVGYPVVGIDTLRYYWQHKSAQQSADDLSRLMQHYREAWHIKRFVLAGYSFGADVLPAIYNRLPGSDREQVDALLLLAFARSGSFEIEVSGWLGKQGEEAATGPEMRQLPAAKVFCVYGSEEAADSGCTQPGAVGERLQLSGGHHFDGDYDALAEKLLAAIRARQPGS
- a CDS encoding tetratricopeptide repeat protein, which translates into the protein MLESLEKMLAKGMDNPMLRFGLGKGYLDAGDAAQAATHLQRCVEQDPNYSAAWKLLGKALQASGDLEGARRAWEQGLIAAQAHGDKQAEKEMGVFLRKLDKPVKS
- the ehuA gene encoding ectoine/hydroxyectoine ABC transporter ATP-binding protein EhuA → MNTSPHLDASPNTFANGNPDVAEPLVRFDQVTKRYGDLTVLDHLDLEVANGEKVAIIGPSGSGKSTLLRALMTLETIDDGVIEVDGEPLTHMPASDGHLIPASGRYQRHVRGKVGMVFQSFNLFPHMNARQNVMEAPVQVLGLSKTEARERADELLAMVGLEDKLEHYPAQLSGGQQQRVAIARAMAMRPRVMLFDEVTSALDPELCGEVLNVIRRLGDEHNLTMLMVTHQMGFAREFADRVCFFNEGRIHEQGTPDELFGNPQETRTQEFLSAVTQAS